Proteins encoded together in one Salvelinus namaycush isolate Seneca chromosome 26, SaNama_1.0, whole genome shotgun sequence window:
- the zcchc9 gene encoding zinc finger CCHC domain-containing protein 9: MTRWARANNVHKHKPADATPWSQLRTRGGGAGRGRPGPFGGSGGTSSSHGPGGWGRGRGGGGEPLRRTQLGDAGIKKPCRKKKDYDNEDVNGFMEYLQSGGAGASRGGGGAGMEGLREEVETALKKDRRREDRRMKRQDDKKSNMVCFNCRKPGHGLADCPEADRDEEMGRDICYRCGSTEHEIQRCRAKIDPALGEYPYAKCFICSKTGHLSRSCPDNPKGLYAAGGCCRVCGSVEHFQKDCPEHQAASNQVTLGWLSNNMSADHEEVHVPVKKAPPKRAKVVVF; this comes from the exons ATGACGCGATGGGCCAGAGCCAACAACGTCCACAAACACAAACCTGCTGATGCAACGCCCTGGAGCCAGCTTAGAACCAGAGGGGGAGGAGCAGGGAGGGGTCGTCCAGGCCCTTTTGGAGGTTCAGGAGGTACTAGCTCTAGCCATGGTCCTGGGGGTTGGGGAAGGggtaggggaggagggggagagccTCTGAGACGAACGCAGCTCGGCGATGCTGGGATTAAGAAGCCCTGTCGGAAGAAGAAAGACTACGACAATGAGGATGTGAACGGCTTCATGGAATACCTTCAGAGTGGCGGGGCTGGGGCGTCCAGGGGAGGCGGAGGGGCAGGGATGGAGGGACTCAGGGAAGAGGTAGAGACAGCCCTGaagaaagacaggaggagagaggacaggaggatgaAGAGACAGGATGACAAGAAGAGCAACATG gTGTGTTTTAACTGTAGGAAGCCTGGCCACGGGTTGGCTGACTGTCCGGAGGCGGACCGAGACGAGGAGATGGGAAGGGACATCTGCTACCGCTGTGGATCCACAGAACACGAGATCCAACGCTGCCGCGCTAAAATAGATCCTgctctag gggaaTACCCATATGCCAAGTGTTTCATCTGTAGTAAGACTGGTCACCTGTCCAGGTCCTGCCCAGACAACCCCAAAGGACTGTACGCCGCAG GAGGTTGTTGCCGTGTGTGTGGTTCAGTAGAGCACTTCCAGAAGGATTGTCCCGAGCACCAGGCTGCAT CTAACCAAGTGACCTTGGGCTGGCTGTCCAATAACATGAGTGCCGACCACGAGGAAGTGCATGTGCCTGTGAAGAAAGCCCCGCCCAAACGGGCCAAGGTAGTGGTCTTCTGA
- the LOC120021866 gene encoding alpha-2A adrenergic receptor-like has protein sequence MDGVTSVPYEICNSLGFQGGAQPVFFGSTCMARNLCHELLHTLGLHHEHTRLDRDRYVTIQWESVVPEKEKNFQVSAGIAMAMTPDITCLSGPGVNLNISFTFGPTPCNQTVLRTPPYSPEATALFATAITLMMILTIVGNILVIIAVLTSRSLRGPQNLFLVSLAAADILVATLIIPFSLANELQGYWAFRSLWCEIYLALDVLFCTSSIAHLCAISLDRYLSISRPVSYGAQRTPARIKAAIVVVWLLSAAISFPPLLSLDKSEGGVEVCELNNERWYILYSTIGSFFAPCLIMIGVYIRIYQIAKQHTRCPPGEKPNPNKTPGNASSNTPSNPTAHAPGPVITLQPKPLSQLQHNRGEGGKADGQSKDAVSSKSLPPSSPNSVPTSPQPPSPTIARSPTLPLADSQPEETHRQGERQEERQRNTTNDDSFSSGSEAEAEMSEKGKGGGGNGTVKNNGGSKSGGAGLKIKPLSSLTSHKFKKTVATPTSTKLASDRPGKAQATPMSRRKAMVNREKRFTFVLAVVIGVFVICWFPFFFSYSLQAICPETCSLPDPLFKFFFWIGYCNSCLNPVIYTIFNQDFRKAFKKILCRDTKGTNF, from the exons ATGGATGGCGTCACCTCTGTCCCATACGAGATCTGCAACAGTCTGG GTTTTCAGGGCGGGGCCCAGCCTGTGTTCTTCGGTAGTACCTGTATGGCGAGGAACCTGTGCCATGAGCTGCTGCACACCCTGGGCCTGCACCACGAACACACACGGTTGGACCGTGACCGCTACGTCACCATACAGTGGGAGAGCGTGGTCCCAG AAAAAGAGAAGAACTTCCAAG TTTCAGCTGGCATCGCCATGGCCATGACCCCAGATATTACATGCCTGTCAGGGCCAGGGGTGAACCTGAACATCAGCTTCACCTTCGGCCCCACCCCCTGCAACCAGACAGTACTGCGAACCCCACCCTATTCCCCAGAGGCCACTGCGTTGTTCGCCACCGCGATCACCCTCATGATGATCCTCACCATCGTGGGCAACATCCTGGTCATCATCGCCGTACTGACCTCGCGTTCGCTCCGCGGCCCACAGAACCTCTTCCTGGTCTCGCTGGCCGCAGCCGACATCCTGGTGGCTACCCTCATCATCCCCTTCTCGCTGGCCAATGAGCTTCAGGGATACTGGGCATTCCGCTCACTGTGGTGTGAGATCTACCTGGCGTTGGACGTCCTCTTCTGCACGTCCTCCATCGCTCACCTCTGTGCCATCTCTTTGGACCGCTACCTGTCCATCTCCCGGCCCGTGTCCTATGGCGCCCAACGGACCCCCGCACGCATCAAGGCGGCAATCGTGGTGGTCTGGCTTCTCTCGGCCGccatctccttccctcccctcctctccctggataagagtgagggaggggtggaggtgtgTGAGCTGAACAACGAGCGTTGGTATATTCTCTACTCCACCATCGGCTCATTCTTCGCCCCGTGTCTCATCATGATCGGGGTTTACATCAGGATCTACCAGATCGCCAAGCAACACACAAGATGTCCGCCAGGGGAAAAACCCAACCCTAACAAAACTCCCGGCAACGCGTCTAGCAACACTCCTAGCAACCCAACAGCCCACGCACCTGGACCTGTCATTACCCTCCAGCCCAAGCCTCTCAGCCAACTACAGCACaacagaggggagggagggaaagcaGACGGACAATCCAAGGATGCCGTATCTTCGAAGagtctccct CCTTCTTCACCAAACTCTGTCCCCACCTCACCCCAGCCTCCCTCACCCACCATAGCTCGCTCCCCCACACTCCCCCTTGCAGACAGCCAACCTGAGGAGACCCACAGACAGGgtgagagacaggaggagagacagagaaacaccaCCAATGATGACAGCTTCAGCTCTGGCTCCgaggcagaggcagagatgagtgaaaaaggaaagggggggggaggGAACGGGACAGTTAAGAATAATGGAGGATCAAAGTCTGGAGGTGCAGGGTTAAAAATtaaacctctctcttctctgaccTCTCACAAGTTCAAAAAGACTGTTGCCACCCCCACCAGCACAAAGCTGGCCTCTGACAGGCCAGGGAAGGCCCAGGCCACGCCAATGTCTCGGCGCAAGGCCATGGTGAACCGCGAGAAGCGCTTCACGTTTGTCCTGGCTGTGGTAATCGGGGTGTTTGTCATCTGTTGGTTCCCTTTCTTCTTCTCCTACTCGCTGCAGGCCATCTGTCCTGAGACCTGCTCTCTCCCTGATCCCCTCTTCAAGTTCTTCTTCTGGATTGGCTACTGCAACTCCTGTCTGAACCCTGTCATATACACCATCTTCAACCAGGACTTCAGGAAGGCCTTCAAGAAGATCCTCTGTAGGGACACCAAGGGGACAAACTTCTAG